The following proteins come from a genomic window of Pelmatolapia mariae isolate MD_Pm_ZW linkage group LG17, Pm_UMD_F_2, whole genome shotgun sequence:
- the LOC134647140 gene encoding C-C motif chemokine 20-like, with product MKFHAFVFMLLFLCTYLSLAQGSYANCCLGYVNEIKKKRYLVSYTMQETDGDCNIRAVLFKLKKREQPVCANPNDHWVQREMRRLDLLNR from the exons aTGAAGTttcatgcttttgttttcatGCTGCTCTTCCTCTGCACGTACCTGAGTCTGGCACAAG GCTCGTATGCCAACTGCTGCCTCGGCTACGTTAATGAGATAAAAAAGAAGAGATACCTTGTCAGTTACACTATGCAGGAAACAGATGGGGACTGCAACATCAGAGCAGTTTT gtttaagttGAAGAAGAGGGAACAACCTGTGTGTGCCAATCCAAATGatcactgggtccagagggagATGAGGAGGCTGGATTTATTAA ACCGCTAA